Proteins encoded in a region of the Pelmatolapia mariae isolate MD_Pm_ZW linkage group LG16_19, Pm_UMD_F_2, whole genome shotgun sequence genome:
- the asnsd1 gene encoding asparagine synthetase domain-containing protein 1, which produces MCGIFCALSLASTHSQWNQRVYEHLKRRGPNSSRDLAITGSDLSYRCLFSAHVLHMRGLLTAQPLQDDAGNILLWNGEIFSGLPVTPEENDTAVVAQRLSSCNAPSEILTVLSAIRGPWGFVYYQKAGDYLWFGRDFFGRRSLLWTFDAEAGELTLTSVAAHTSGPKQCVWQEVPAAGVFRVNIKMAAEAGCVAFEVYPWAHAESDVSNDTIPQVLESVPRGCSAVMNQLGLELSSPVPPMNVSLPETLNDTEIHSNSCLSVEDLEKLLGSEEKTDEVNHLINVLSEAVRRRVQSLPFRALNLSPPAIDCARVAILFSGGIDSMILAALADRHVPAHESVDLLNVAFKLQEPKKQNESSRKPKNKPIDLKADRENSQVFSPFDVPDRITGRAGLRELQELNPERKWNFVEINVTQEELQEKRLERVCHLVHPLDTVLDDSIGCAVWFAARGVGFIAEGNHQRPFTSLAKVILTGIGADEQLAGYSRHRVRFKTSGHEGLIQELAMELGRISSRNLGRDDRMIGDHGKEARFPYLDEDVVSYLNSLPVWQKADLSLPRGVGEKLLLRMTARRLGLGQSAVLPKRAMQFGSRIAKMENSREKASDKCTRLHIV; this is translated from the exons CGGGATCTTCTGTGCGCTGAGTCTGGCGTCCACTCACTCTCAGTGGAACCAAAGAGTTTATGAACATTTAAAAAGGAGAGGGCCCAATTCGAGCCGGGACCTCGCCATCACAGGCTCAGATCTCAGCTATCGCTGTTTATTCTCTGCTCACGTTCTTCACATGAGAGGTCTCCTCACTGCTCAGCCGCTTCAAGACGACGCTGGAAACATCCTGCTGTGGAATGGAGAGATTTTCAGTGGCCTGCCGGTGACGCCTGAGGAGAACGACACCGCGGTTGTAGCTCAGCGGCTATCATCCTGCAATGCCCCTTCAGAGATTCTCACTGTCCTGTCTGCTATTCGTGGACCATGGGGGTTTGTTTACTACCAGAAGGCAGGAGACTACCTGTGGTTTGGCCGAGATTTCTTTGGTAGGCGGAGCTTATTATGGACATTTGACGCAGAGGCCGGCGAACTTACTCTAACTTCTGTGGCTGCTCACACTTCTGGTCCCAAACAGTGCGTGTGGCAGGAAGTCCCGGCAGCTGGTGTGTTCAGGGTTAACATCAAGATGGCAGCAGAAGCTGGCTGTGTGGCATTTGAGGTTTATCCATGGGCTCATGCAGAAAGTGATGTCAGTAATGACACCATACCTCAGGTGTTGGAGTCCGTCCCGAGAGGCTGCAGTGCTGTGATGAACCAGTTGGGTCTTGAACTCTCTTCACCTGTTCCACCTATGAATGTGTCTCTTCCAGAAACATTAAATGATACAGAAATTCACTCAAACTCATGTCTGTCTGTGGAGGATCTGGAGAAGCTGCTGGGCAGTGAGGAGAAAACTGATGAGGTGAATCATCTCATCAACGTTCTTAGCGAGGCAGTGAGGAGACGCGTTCAGTCTCTACCTTTCAGGGCTCTAAacctctctcctcctgctatTGACTGTGCTCGTGTTGCCATACTTTTCTCAGGAGGCATTGATTCAATGATCCTGGCTGCTTTAGCTGACCGTCACGTACCTGCGCACGAGTCTGTAGACCTGCTGAATGTGGCCTTTAAACTACAGGAGCCCAAAAAGCAGAACGAGTCCTCGAGAAAGCCCAAAAATAAGCCCATAGATTTAAAAGCTGATCGGGAAAATTCCCAAGTGTTCAGCCCCTTTGACGTTCCTGACAGAATCACTGGAAGAGCTGGGCTCAGGGAACTACAAGAACTGAACCCTGAGAGGAAGTGGAACTTTGTGGAGATTAACGTAACACAGGAGGAGCTGCAGGAAAAGCGCCTGGAGCGCGTCTGTCACCTGGTGCATCCGCTGGACACGGTGCTGGACGACAGCATCGGCTGTGCTGTTTGGTTCGCTGCAAGAGGAGTGGGATTCATCGCAGAGGGCAACCACCAGAGGCCATTCACGTCGTTGGCAAAG GTCATTTTGACTGGAATTGGAGCAGATGAGCAGCTGGCTGGTTACTCCAGGCACCGAGTCCGGTTTAAGACCTCTGGACACGAAGGCTTGATCCAGGAGCTGGCCATGGAGCTGGGCCGGATCTCCTCCAGGAATTTGGGCAGAGACGACAGAATGATCGGGGACCATGGAAAGGAAGCTCG GTTTCCGTACTTGGACGAAGACGTGGTGAGCTACTTGAATTCGCTTCCCGTGTGGCAGAAGGCCGATCTGTCGCTTCCTCGAGGAGTCGGCGAGAAACTCCTCCTGAGGATGACGGCAAGGCGACTGGGCCTCGGTCAATCGGCCGTCCTGCCCAAGAGAGCCATGCAGTTCGGCTCCCGCATCGCAAAGATGGAGAACAGCCGCGAGAAGGCCTCGGACAAATGCACAAGACTCCACATTGTTTAg